From the Papaver somniferum cultivar HN1 chromosome 2, ASM357369v1, whole genome shotgun sequence genome, the window tcccaagaagtgctaagtttaaagtcttcagccagacttaggaaaggtttagtcaactcgaaccgtataaaagtagccggaagaactgtgggtctttaaaaccaaaaagagctgacaaaaggaaactacagtgaaccaacgaaatgaacatgtactgcatacccttatctagtttcctgatgaagatacctatgtcccattgtggttcaggttcaggttctatgaaaggatcttgatagaaaattttcattggatgcacttcctcatagctaagatccaacagtccAGGTTTAAAAGTccggaaaaactcaattaaaaataataacaacctgaataaatggggatccttaaagtcaatcagatttgacttacacagctgaccacaaagagagtggtggtcttccttaaacagatgtgtcgaccctaatctcctaaagtaattaggtttagtctcacaacttaatattcgacacatttggaatataaacgttcccacatttggaagaaaactatttggtgggaaaacaaaatcaatctggggatcatagcctgggcaaaccacatcaaccagaggatgggtttctaacgactgaacttcttcttggacatcattaggttcgggaaaacgagtatgaaggtaatcttgtaaaatggttgaggcacatatgtcaagtcccaagtgagggacctttctaagagttaaaggtaaggcactaggaaggtgataatcacccccaaacttagagttttcagtgtctctagctagactagtcacaatctccctaatttctggatcattagattcttgaaaatggtcaattgattcttctaagttattatcaggtggtgcatctttactcatatttaaaatctctacgagttcatgttcttcgtctaagactaatgtttctaaatcgctagactctaaaacaatattctcagaataaactcgttcctctagaccattatcggcttcgtaatcctcgtctaaaactgtggtatctctagtcaaatcctcgtccttttgaataggtgaataattattaaaattatttggatttgaactagaaataacattatcattataaggctcaattggagaaacaaattcctgattattctgcctacatatttcagattcttcatcatcactatcctcatcatcatgatacaatttttgaaattcaagaattctcaatctttgttccaaactacatggtctatgtttataatatttctcatagatcgtcagaggtgattcctcaataaaagttggagtatccatatatcgctgcccacgcatatattcaccaagagtcatttccgaagacgtctcttgataacgagaattcctagacatatattctcgcaacgtcatcgcaggtggcgtctcctcaaaaggattcatcaccgaagaaatataaactacagaggtattctatacaatcacaaacaaggccgactcgactccaccaaagcaaacctaaagatttctagcaaacaaaaagcatgatggctccacttagattgtttctagaccagcttctatctttcgaaagggaattcgttgcaatttgagcaaacccctctggaatcaatccgagtcaaagtaagttgaattgaggcgagggaagctcagtggagctttgatacccaaggcctcaccgctatcacaaggcggcgcagtcacgcattcaaatcacagaaaccatcatgaactttggagtgtgcttaaagagcaaccaatatttttcgaacgagtttcctattaagctcgttaccctatcggtttcgttctattccaaattttaagcttgggttcgcgttaggtttcgttttcctaaggcgggcaagaaggaaacggtgatgaaatccgagtccttatcttgatttggccaggccttgccctttactaggaaattaaaaacagtccaaattcgtcctcaatcaatgaatcaccttaaggaatacagtaactcgcttacaggagattcgcgagtgtttcgatggacttacctcccgtaccagacgggggatgaaccgttgaagtcgactcgggccacgactcctatgtcatgtacgaacccgaggggccgagacgatatcgtaatcgtcgtccgtccctgcaaacagtttgtatttaaggatacccttccgtagggtttaaaaataaaaataaaaatgtccaaaagtccaaaataaagtccaaataaaaagtccaaaaattatgaaaaataaagcctatttacaaattctaaaaaaaaaatatataaaagctatatacaaaaaaaaataaaaataaataaaaaaaaaaaaattaaatcctaaaaaattatgtcttttttctttcttctctttagcttttagctttaagcttttttttttccccaagtccttagtattccactttgaacctgtaaatcaaagacacaaaaagaaacgtaaaaaggaacaaataataatagataaaaaaaaaaaattaaacctaaaaacaaatctatatacaagtccgcgtcggcggcgccattttttgttgtagtaattcgattgcggtaaatacggattcgttgctcggacttgtaaagatttaaaaattaaggtatatacagaaaatatgtcacaagatcaagaggaaccaggactcaggattccaatgtgtttcatattcaagtggctcagaaaataatcctaggcgattatagcttaaaataaaacaagtattaactctatctttgccaaattagattccataaaatattacttgtatatgataagcatggcacatcaagaatccctaggactaagcatgttccatcaaacaaaatcacaagtaattaattgaaatcataaatcaattaaaatcggtgcaaaaagtgaattaagaattatttaaataaccacatggctgaaaaacagcttcctccatcatcccagtgtttgggtttagctactcataataatcatgttctcaaaatacatacttgatgctcaaaatatgattaaaagagtggaaaatataaaacagtggttctgtgacccacaaaattcgtccagaaagaaacgataccagtgagctgcagtaaaacaacgacacccctctgctgctgttgacgctgcagaaaataagactgctctgagcagtctgttcttcgtgttcttcagaagctttaatggcagcagcagcagcagcgttgtctcctctataattgcttctcctcggctctcctcgactctaaactctctcctaggGGTTTCtgacctttctttgatgtaaaccaacacttatatatccttcagattccctagaaactcgatcaaattcgagaataaatctcttattcttcacgtgctgtttgaagaataatcttcttcttgttgcgttccaggctgtttttagctattctctcgactcaaatatcttctaggacttggactaaactgttttgaagtatatcccacgcaagaatctctcccaaatctttcaaaccaatctcaaaccctaaacagaaaccgtgtgcactgtcttgactttgtgtggattttctgacttatccagcccaattagatgggtctaatcgattctaacaggtcccttatgtcttgtagagtccgtgggtactaAATTTTCCCATtaaatcgcctcctaggtcgctcaaatccttgatccaaaactgttgacgctgctgcctttttttccgccaaaacccacaaactttgaagatgacctccccctatccagttccggtgtccctttagtacatgccctgaaatggggtgccccttagtaattaggttaccccttatccaaagtgagagtccgtatagtaattttctcccacgagcgcaaaaaccactttttagccaatttcgccgcaaaagcttatttctccaaaaacacctacaaagacataaaataaccaaataagtacaaaatagagcactaacaatataaacaattgggacaaattagacacataaatgcgtctatcacgccATGAAAAAGGTATCTCGATAATTTTCTTAAGTTAGTGATTTCTTGCTACATGTGTACATTAATATACAACTTAATAAGGTGTACAAGATTGTACATTGGtgataaattttaaattttatcctGTGTACAACAATATACACCTGTGATCAACATTGATACTatactttggcatgttttcagaTGCAACCAGAATGGGTAAACGCTTACAGTCATGAAAAGCAACTGCTTTTGGATGAGTATCGAAAGATAAAACAAGCCAATATCATAAAAACTCTCAAATAAAATCCGTGTAAATATGATTTGCCTGGACATGAACTATACGAAGAGCTTACTGAATTGCAGACGAAACATCAAAGGCTTGTTACTTTCATTAAAGAGCAAAGACTAAAAGTTTATGCGTCTGCTCCCAATAATTTGCCAACTGATGAGGTGAATGAATTATGTGCTGACAATTTGGAAAAAAATCTTTGCATTTGCAAAATAATTACaaagtgaggatgaagatgaagaaaaggacGATGAGGATGGGGAAGAGGGAAAGGGTGCTGAAAGTGAGGATGAGGAGGATGAAGAGGATAAGGTTCTTAatgttgaggaggaggaggacgaAACTGTACGTGAATATAAAGAGGGGTATGATGTCAAGACTGAAAGCAAAGATAAGGATGGGGATGACAGCAACACTGGaagtgaaactgaaattgaatctGACAAGAACGAAGTTCAGTCTAAAACTGCTGAAAAGCTGAGGTATAACatcatttttattaaatgttgcagtcattttttttatattctttatgtgcgtacatagttgtacaccagtgtGCTAAACTCATACATTTTCTCAAAAATTGCATCTTTAAGCACTCATTTATCAAAGAAAAATGAGAATAATGAAGATAAGGATGGGGAGGATGGAAGTGAATCTGATAAAGGAGTTGAGTTTGAAACTGCATACAGGTCGGGATATGATGATCTCagcttacattttttttttcattttttgtatgTGTATACAAAGATGTACACCGTTGTGATTTTTGTTGTAtgtgtgtacatacttgtacaccagTGCTAAAAATCATACATAATTCATTTTTATTAACATATGAACAACTTTGTACACccttaaaaattgcatttttcagCACTCCTCTGTCGAAGACAAATGAAATTCCTGAAGATTAAGAAAATCAAATGCACATTGATAACCAGAATATGACGGATACAACTGAAACTGCTGAAGAATCATTTAGTGAAGCTGTGATAATCTCAGCTGAAGCCATATTGCAGATGAAATCTGAAGCCATATTGCAGCTGAAATCTGAATCCATGTTGCATGTTTAAGAAAAAATTCTTTTACTCACACAAGGGGAAGATCCGAAGAGGGCACCTTAAatgaaaaaggaagaaattgatgTCATTCTAGAGAATTCGTCTGAAACTGTGATTGTGAagcttgaaaaaggttgttacaCAATGGCACCACCTGAAGTGAAGGAAAAGATGACAACCATGATTCGTAACGATTATCCGAGATTTTCATTATTGGGCCAAGAGGAGGCTAAAGAAGAGTCGTCACAAAAATCATTATCCAATAAAGATGTAAGAGAAAGGATCATTGCGGAAGTAGTGCAGTTCATCAAAGAGAATCAAAGTGTTTTTTTCAGCAGTCAAGAAGTTGAAGAAGATAAATCTGAAAAGAAACAGTTAATGATAAGAGTAAGGAGGATGACGGAAGGAGAGATATTGAAGACAAAAGCAGCTGGTAAGTTGTCCAAAACACCACAAAAAAAGAGAGTCTCAAAAAGAAAGATGGATCATGACTTTATCGTAGGTGAAAACAGAGCAGTTAAAAGTCAATCGAAAAGGCAATGGAAAGGTGCTAGAAAGAAACTATCCTACATCACTAAAGAGAAAGCCAGATGAGTATCATCCTCCTAACCCATTTCCATATATTCGTCAATCCACACTGTACTAAAATATGAAACCAGGTGGTGacaaaaaataatacaaaaattcTTTGACTATGCACAATTGGGTAAGCTCACCGAACACTGCGCCATAAGTAATGCACACCACTATGTACACCATGTTAACATTTACTTAATGATTATGCAACACCGTAACTTGGAAGGTAATGAAACTAGAGGAACCTGACTTGAAGGAAGATATTCTTATTGTGGGTCGAGTACTATGTGACCTGATGTTCAACTCATATCTAGATCAAGAGGCAATGCGGTTCTACATCTACCTACATATAAGTGCAATTTTCAAAGATGGAATGCGTCCACTAGAAGATCACAAGTACTTGAACTGTAAAATCATGGATCCTAATGCATGTGTAAGTTTCACTCAAAAATCCAACGTCATATATAATTCAGTTTACATGGATACTTAAAATGttatgtacataattgtacacctattTGATCATTTTAGCtagttttcaaaaataaataaataataatttaatttaatttaatataaATAATGAGTCCTGTTTTGTAGATCATCTCAATCTCAATCCacaaatataaattttattaaatcttccTATTTTTAAAGTCTTCACAATTCACAGTTTAATGATAATCCAGATTTTCACAATTTAGTGATAATTGCTATTTTCAAGTTTGGGTTTTGTGAGTGATAATTCAAGTTTTTCACAGTTATTTTGTGAGAATTACAAATATCACTGCtcaattgaaaattttcaagGTTAGATTTTGTGAAAGTTGCTAATATCACTTCCCAAAGAAATTCCAATTTGTTACATCTAGTGATAATAGCAATTTTTTATTGATTTATGACAAGTGAAAACTATAATTATCATCAGCTCTTACCAAGATGAAAGATCAAACTTTCACGATATTTTGCATGTGAAAAACCTATATATCACGTATTTCTTAGTGAAAGATCCACCTTtccaggggcggagccagcccaGTGCAAGGGTGTGCACTTGCACCCCTGCCCAGCCGGCTCCAAAgcctattttaggcccaattagattttttttcttttttttttttgcatagaaGCCTATTTTTGCATTTTCGCATATAagcctattttttttttaatatctacCTGAGTTTATTATTAAGTATACCTTTATGATTAACGGATGTTCAAACCTGATATCGTATTTCTTTCTGAAACTTTAGCAAATGAACAACATATGTCGGGAATTGCTCAAACCCTTTAATTCCAAAACCTATCCACCGTGCCCAAAGTTGGAAGACGAGGAGGTCTCTGCCTTATGTGGAGAAATAACATCAACATTTGGGTTCTGTTCCAATCCCAAAGTTACATCCATGTTCTCGTCACTCCCCCTACTCCAGGGACACCCTGGCTTTGCACAGGACTTTACGGCCCTCCACATCCAAACGCTAGAACCGACTTGTGGCAAGATTTTCCTTCCATCTTCCCCAACATCAACAACTCAACCTCATGGGTGCTAATCGGAGACTTTAATGAAGTAATGAATCAATCCGAAAAAAAAGGAGGAAGACAGGTCACATACAGTCAAACTCAACCGTTCCTCACCATGATATATCAAATGGGTCTCAACGACCTTGGCTTCCGTGGAGACCCATACACTTGGAGTCTTGGACAAACAATCATTAGGGTGAAGACAATATTTTGGAAAGACTTGATAGAGAGGTCGCAACACCGCACTGGCGTACGACCAATCCTCACGCAACGGTCACTCACCTCCGTAGAATTGCTTCTGATCACGCACCCATTTTGTTAAACACCAAAACAATGGACTggaacaaaaaaaattacaagttaGAGCATATGTGGCTAAACCACCCACAACTCAAGCAAATAGTCGAATCAGCTTGGATTCAACAACAAGATTCGGAACCATCCCTAAATCTCCAGCTAAAGTTAATCACAACTGGGCAAATTCTTATGGAATCAAATAAAGAAACATTTGGTCACCTACCAAACTTAATAAGGAAGTCTACGGAGAAAATTCAACTCAACATCAGTGTGCTACTCGACATGAGAGGGACATGGAATACTGGTTAGAAAAAGAGAAAGAACTT encodes:
- the LOC113351922 gene encoding glutamic acid-rich protein-like, coding for MASEHGKGEDEKSQSELTYGPVINILNRKKLNDMGKLDVEKEILRIIREKTKLQKEIKRNAEGLVVLEDEDEEKDDEDGEEGKGAESEDEEDEEDKVLNVEEEEDETVREYKEGYDVKTESKDKDGDDSNTGSETEIESDKNEVQSKTAEKLSTHLSKKNENNEDKDGEDGSESDKGVEFETAYSTPLSKTNEIPED